Proteins encoded in a region of the Mucilaginibacter sabulilitoris genome:
- a CDS encoding DUF4397 domain-containing protein, translating to MKKISICRKLFTGTVLMVLAISFSSCKKNTIDPSGQFNIKVVNAASTSGPQSFTLANSALVNGGLSFGDASSYITAPSGKNMVMEFKDEGTNNVHASGSLYTTNGVSFTVYMVGKGSSARVKSFEDDLGAPNNGKVKIKFIHLSDEAPSVITIKNSSGDDLVTTLARNISSGYKYVDPGTLSVQFSGTASRSNIGNFDVTDLQAGKIYTLYLTDSANGSLLLNKVLHN from the coding sequence ATGAAAAAAATATCAATATGCAGAAAACTATTCACAGGCACAGTCCTGATGGTATTAGCTATCAGCTTCTCATCATGCAAAAAGAACACCATAGATCCTTCGGGCCAATTCAATATCAAAGTAGTAAACGCCGCGTCTACTTCGGGCCCGCAAAGTTTTACGCTGGCAAATTCTGCGCTGGTGAACGGCGGATTGAGTTTTGGCGATGCTTCTTCTTATATCACAGCCCCTTCGGGGAAAAATATGGTTATGGAATTTAAAGATGAAGGTACAAATAACGTTCATGCATCGGGTTCTCTTTATACCACTAATGGTGTAAGTTTTACCGTGTACATGGTTGGAAAAGGATCATCAGCCAGGGTAAAATCATTTGAGGACGATCTGGGTGCCCCGAATAACGGCAAGGTAAAGATCAAGTTTATTCATTTAAGTGATGAAGCACCTTCTGTTATTACTATAAAAAATTCGTCGGGAGATGACCTGGTGACTACTTTAGCCAGAAATATTTCGAGCGGTTACAAATATGTAGACCCGGGAACCCTTTCTGTCCAATTCTCAGGCACAGCGTCCAGGAGTAATATCGGGAACTTTGACGTGACCGATCTGCAAGCAGGTAAAATTTATACCCTATACCTAACCGATTCGGCCAACGGCAGCCTCCTGCTGAACAAAGTTCTTCACAATTAA
- a CDS encoding DinB family protein: METKTASRRTEGLLTLFDMQTTFFARAIEGISAEDTYNRLNTKANHIAWLTGSLVQQRYNMTTETRPELKQTGDELFKDNKGIQDDAKYPTSAEYLKDWEKISPVAREVLLNMDDEKLDSEIDMGFMKMTYYELLSFTIYREASIIGQLALWRRLLNYPALRYD, from the coding sequence ATGGAAACAAAAACAGCAAGCAGAAGAACAGAGGGGTTACTGACCTTATTTGATATGCAGACCACTTTTTTTGCCCGTGCAATTGAAGGTATCTCTGCAGAAGATACTTATAACCGCTTAAATACCAAGGCAAACCACATTGCATGGCTCACCGGGTCATTGGTGCAGCAGCGATACAACATGACCACGGAGACCCGCCCTGAATTAAAACAGACCGGCGACGAACTATTTAAAGACAATAAAGGGATCCAGGACGATGCAAAGTATCCCACTTCCGCCGAATATTTAAAGGATTGGGAAAAGATCAGCCCTGTAGCCCGGGAGGTACTGCTGAACATGGACGATGAGAAGCTTGATAGTGAAATTGATATGGGTTTTATGAAAATGACCTATTATGAGCTGCTATCTTTTACGATTTATCGGGAAGCAAGTATCATCGGTCAGCTTGCCTTATGGCGCAGGTTGCTGAATTATCCGGCCCTGAGGTATGATTAG
- a CDS encoding dihydrofolate reductase family protein has product MGKIVLFMHVSLDGFAAGTKGEMNWIHVDQEIFDFVAERITETNTALYGRVTFQMMESYWPTAAEQPGASKHDREHAAWYKSAHKVVLSNTLNQATLTNTTVIGKDYAAAVRKLKKETSGEILLFGSPTTAHALLAENLIDECWLFVNPILLGEGIPVFKGIKEKQSLKLLKTHVFSSGVVCLHHELRRETN; this is encoded by the coding sequence ATGGGAAAGATAGTATTATTCATGCATGTATCGCTCGATGGCTTTGCTGCCGGTACAAAAGGTGAAATGAATTGGATCCATGTAGATCAAGAGATTTTTGATTTCGTAGCAGAGAGGATCACAGAAACCAATACGGCATTATACGGGAGGGTTACCTTCCAGATGATGGAAAGCTATTGGCCAACGGCGGCAGAGCAACCCGGGGCAAGCAAACACGACAGGGAACATGCTGCCTGGTACAAGAGCGCACACAAAGTAGTATTGTCAAATACGTTGAACCAGGCAACGCTCACGAATACGACGGTGATTGGAAAGGACTATGCCGCTGCCGTTCGCAAATTAAAGAAAGAAACATCAGGAGAAATTCTGTTATTTGGAAGTCCTACCACGGCGCACGCCCTTCTGGCAGAAAACCTGATTGATGAATGCTGGCTTTTCGTCAATCCGATATTGTTGGGTGAAGGAATTCCGGTGTTTAAAGGCATTAAAGAAAAGCAGTCGTTGAAGCTCCTGAAAACACATGTTTTTAGCTCAGGTGTAGTTTGCCTGCACCACGAACTGCGGCGTGAAACTAATTAG
- a CDS encoding ester cyclase, whose protein sequence is MSDQNNSFMVRWFNEVWNKGNESAIDEMFHPEGKAYGLGAEPLIGPEAFKPFYRTFRDMLDNIKISVDKTLTDGDYVAAMCTVKAIHRPTKEHVEFWGVAIVKIIDGKLIEGWNYFDFLTFNLQIGKITAQQLL, encoded by the coding sequence ATGTCAGATCAAAACAACAGTTTCATGGTTCGTTGGTTTAACGAAGTTTGGAACAAGGGAAATGAAAGTGCTATTGATGAAATGTTTCACCCGGAAGGCAAGGCTTACGGCCTTGGAGCGGAGCCATTGATAGGACCTGAAGCGTTCAAACCATTCTACAGAACGTTTAGGGATATGCTTGATAATATTAAGATAAGTGTTGACAAAACCCTGACGGATGGTGATTATGTAGCTGCTATGTGTACCGTCAAAGCGATACACCGGCCAACTAAAGAGCATGTTGAATTTTGGGGAGTTGCTATTGTAAAAATAATTGACGGAAAACTTATTGAAGGCTGGAACTATTTCGACTTCTTAACTTTTAACTTGCAGATCGGCAAGATTACGGCCCAACAGTTGCTTTGA